The following coding sequences lie in one Corynebacterium anserum genomic window:
- the glmS gene encoding glutamine--fructose-6-phosphate transaminase (isomerizing), whose translation MCAIVGYVGNADALQIGLDALERMEYRGYDSAGIAVVEPGKIHLEKKEGKLTNLLERIDEVGRENFSGTTCIGHTRWATHGRPNDTNAHPHISFDGKAAIVHNGIIENFATLRAEIESQGIELVSETDSEVAAHLLALAYNEGATKGDFEASALSVLARLEGAFTVLFTHVDAPDRIVAGRRSTPLIVGVGDGENFIGSDVAAFIDRTKNAVELGQDNAVVITPEEYRIYDFQGNEVEGKPFTIDWDLEAAQKDGFDSFMMKEIYEQPAAVRDTLAGHFVDGRVVLDEQRLSDEDLRQVEKVFVVACGSAYHSGLLAKYAIEHWVRVPVEIEVASEFRYRDPVLDRQTLVVAVSQSGETADTLEAVRHAKSQGARVLAVCNTNGSQIPRESDAVLYTHAGPEIGVASTKAFLAQVAANYVVGLALAQARGTKYSDEIATIFDELEALPEKIEKTLELRQQILDLAHELGAVRTMLFLGRHVGYPVACEGALKLKELAYIHAEGFAAGELKHGPIALIEDDLPVVVVVPSPHGRPVLHSKIVSNIQEIRARGAKTIVVAEAGDEAVRPFANYLLEIPQTSTLVQPILSTIPLQFLAADIARECGNDDIDKPRNLAKSVTVE comes from the coding sequence ATGTGTGCAATCGTTGGTTACGTAGGGAATGCCGATGCGCTCCAGATCGGCCTGGACGCTCTCGAACGCATGGAATACCGTGGCTATGATTCGGCAGGAATCGCCGTCGTAGAACCGGGGAAGATCCACCTGGAAAAGAAGGAAGGCAAGCTCACCAACCTTCTTGAGCGCATCGATGAAGTCGGTCGCGAGAACTTTAGCGGCACGACCTGCATTGGCCATACCCGGTGGGCAACCCACGGGCGTCCTAACGATACGAACGCGCACCCCCACATTTCTTTCGATGGTAAAGCAGCCATCGTCCACAACGGCATCATTGAGAATTTCGCGACCCTACGCGCCGAAATCGAGAGCCAGGGAATAGAGCTCGTTTCAGAGACCGATTCTGAAGTAGCAGCCCATCTGCTGGCTTTGGCCTACAACGAAGGAGCTACCAAAGGAGATTTCGAAGCTTCTGCCCTGAGCGTTTTGGCTCGTCTCGAAGGTGCTTTCACCGTATTGTTCACCCACGTTGACGCTCCCGACCGCATCGTTGCGGGCCGTCGCTCAACCCCATTGATTGTCGGCGTGGGTGACGGTGAAAACTTCATCGGTTCGGATGTTGCTGCATTCATTGATCGCACCAAGAATGCCGTCGAATTGGGGCAGGATAACGCTGTAGTTATCACCCCAGAGGAATACAGAATCTACGACTTTCAAGGTAATGAGGTTGAAGGTAAACCTTTCACCATCGACTGGGATCTTGAAGCCGCGCAAAAGGATGGTTTCGATTCCTTCATGATGAAGGAGATTTACGAACAACCAGCGGCTGTGCGCGATACACTTGCAGGTCACTTCGTTGACGGGCGAGTGGTGCTTGATGAACAGCGCCTATCCGATGAGGACCTGCGTCAAGTAGAGAAAGTTTTCGTCGTAGCCTGTGGATCGGCCTATCACTCTGGTTTGTTAGCCAAGTATGCCATCGAACACTGGGTGCGGGTTCCTGTGGAAATCGAAGTGGCCTCTGAATTCCGCTACCGTGATCCAGTGCTGGATCGTCAGACACTCGTGGTTGCGGTTTCTCAATCCGGAGAAACCGCCGACACCCTTGAAGCTGTTCGTCACGCAAAGTCTCAAGGAGCGCGGGTTCTTGCTGTATGCAATACCAACGGCTCCCAAATTCCCCGCGAATCGGATGCCGTTTTGTATACACATGCCGGCCCAGAAATTGGAGTGGCATCAACCAAGGCGTTCCTCGCCCAAGTAGCTGCAAACTACGTAGTTGGTTTGGCTTTAGCCCAGGCACGTGGCACTAAGTACTCCGACGAGATCGCCACCATCTTTGACGAACTCGAAGCACTGCCGGAGAAGATAGAAAAAACTCTGGAGCTTCGCCAACAGATTCTTGACTTAGCTCATGAACTGGGAGCAGTGCGCACCATGCTCTTCCTAGGACGACATGTGGGATACCCCGTTGCCTGTGAGGGAGCACTGAAGCTAAAAGAGCTGGCGTACATCCATGCGGAGGGATTTGCCGCTGGTGAGCTTAAGCACGGGCCGATCGCCCTTATTGAGGACGACCTACCGGTAGTCGTTGTCGTGCCAAGCCCTCACGGGCGCCCCGTCCTTCACTCCAAGATCGTCTCCAATATCCAAGAGATTCGTGCTCGTGGTGCTAAAACCATCGTTGTTGCTGAAGCAGGGGATGAGGCTGTGAGGCCATTCGCAAACTATCTGCTGGAAATCCCGCAGACCTCCACTCTGGTTCAACCAATCCTGTCCACCATTCCACTGCAGTTCCTTGCGGCGGATATTGCGCGCGAATGTGGAAATGACGATATTGATAAGCCGCGTAACCTGGCCAAATCCGTGACCGTGGAGTAG
- a CDS encoding WXG100 family type VII secretion target — translation MSFQTDISTMNSAAAKVDRINGEVQGELTRLQGVVQDVAASWKDDAQNSFAGLMERWNDNARQLREALNSIADNIRANATGFDDAEAENVSAFRG, via the coding sequence ATGAGCTTTCAAACAGATATTTCAACTATGAATAGCGCCGCCGCGAAAGTGGATCGGATCAACGGCGAAGTGCAAGGAGAATTGACTCGCCTCCAAGGTGTGGTGCAAGACGTAGCTGCGAGTTGGAAGGACGATGCGCAAAATTCCTTCGCGGGGTTGATGGAGCGTTGGAATGATAATGCACGCCAGTTGCGTGAGGCGTTGAACAGTATCGCAGATAACATTCGAGCAAACGCCACAGGCTTCGATGACGCTGAAGCGGAAAACGTATCCGCATTCCGAGGCTAA
- the glmM gene encoding phosphoglucosamine mutase, whose amino-acid sequence MAKLFGTDGVRGLANEKLTAPLAMKLGAAAARVLVDHEAQGNRRPTAVVGRDPRVSGEMLTAALASGMAAQGVDVLDVGILPTPAVAYLTDAFGADMGVMISASHNPMPDNGIKFFAAGGHKLDDAVEDEIEATMLALPETGPTGAAIGRIIDESDNALDRYLSHLRNAVPTPLDGIRVVVDCANGAAFTAAPEAYRSAGAEVIAIHNHPNSYNINDGVGSTHIEVIQKAVVEHQADIGLAHDGDADRCLAVDSEGNVVDGDQIMAILAVAMKEDGELKKNTLVATVMSNLGLKLAMKEHGISMRETAVGDRYVLADLRAGDYSLGGEQSGHIVIPEHGTTGDGTLTGLSIMARMAITGKPLSELASVMTVLPQTLINVPVEDKTRIAQHPQVVEAIQKAKETLGETGRVLLRPSGTEELFRVMVEAEDSGTARKIAGQLAAVVAMV is encoded by the coding sequence ATGGCAAAACTCTTTGGAACAGATGGAGTGCGCGGCTTAGCTAATGAGAAACTCACCGCTCCTCTTGCAATGAAGTTGGGTGCTGCCGCTGCCCGGGTTCTCGTAGACCACGAGGCGCAGGGCAACCGTCGCCCGACGGCTGTGGTCGGTCGTGATCCTCGTGTGTCTGGCGAGATGCTTACCGCTGCGTTGGCTTCAGGTATGGCTGCTCAGGGTGTGGACGTACTGGATGTGGGAATATTACCGACGCCCGCGGTCGCTTATTTGACGGATGCTTTTGGCGCAGACATGGGTGTGATGATTTCCGCTTCTCACAACCCGATGCCAGATAACGGCATAAAGTTTTTCGCCGCTGGTGGCCACAAGTTGGATGACGCGGTCGAAGATGAGATTGAAGCGACCATGTTGGCATTACCGGAGACGGGGCCAACGGGTGCAGCCATTGGGCGCATTATTGATGAGTCTGACAACGCGTTGGATCGTTATTTGAGTCATTTGCGCAACGCGGTTCCCACTCCGTTGGATGGGATTCGTGTGGTCGTGGATTGCGCTAATGGTGCGGCGTTTACTGCAGCTCCAGAGGCTTATCGCAGTGCTGGCGCCGAGGTAATCGCGATCCACAATCACCCCAATTCCTACAACATCAACGATGGCGTGGGGTCCACTCATATCGAGGTGATCCAGAAGGCAGTCGTGGAGCATCAGGCGGATATTGGCCTTGCCCACGATGGAGATGCCGACCGTTGCCTCGCTGTGGATTCTGAGGGCAATGTTGTGGATGGCGATCAGATTATGGCAATCCTCGCGGTGGCGATGAAGGAAGATGGGGAACTTAAGAAGAACACCCTCGTGGCCACTGTCATGTCCAACTTGGGTCTGAAGTTGGCTATGAAGGAGCATGGTATTTCTATGCGGGAGACCGCAGTTGGCGATCGTTATGTCTTGGCTGATTTGCGCGCGGGAGATTATTCCCTGGGGGGTGAGCAGTCCGGGCACATCGTGATTCCTGAGCATGGCACGACTGGTGATGGAACGCTGACGGGCTTGTCGATCATGGCTCGCATGGCGATCACGGGCAAGCCGTTGAGCGAATTGGCATCTGTGATGACGGTGCTTCCACAGACGTTGATTAACGTGCCTGTGGAGGACAAAACCCGTATTGCCCAGCATCCTCAGGTGGTCGAGGCTATCCAGAAAGCGAAGGAGACATTGGGGGAGACGGGTCGAGTCTTGTTGCGTCCATCTGGTACTGAGGAGCTTTTCCGGGTGATGGTTGAGGCTGAGGATTCTGGAACAGCGCGGAAGATAGCCGGTCAGCTAGCTGCTGTGGTGGCTATGGTTTAG
- the bioB gene encoding biotin synthase BioB, whose amino-acid sequence MSDILETARTKALDKGEGLTQEELLQVLHLPDSDLEEMADVAHQTRLKWCGPDVEVEGIISIKTGGCPEDCHFCSQSGLFESPVRAARLNIGDLVEAAKRTRKSGATEFCIVAAVKGPDHALLEQVGEAVEAINKEIEIDISCSLGTLTLEQAQQLKDMGVRRYNHNLETSRSFFPKVVTTHSWDERRETLDNVRRVGMEICSGGIIGMGESLEQRAEFAAQLAEIEPCEVPMNFLDPRPGTPFADRPLVPVGEGLRAVAMFRFAMPKTTLRFAGGRELSLGDDGTEKGLLGGINAIIAGNYLTTLGQAIEKDVDMLHRIDLPIKAL is encoded by the coding sequence ATGAGTGACATTTTGGAAACAGCCCGCACTAAGGCTCTAGACAAAGGTGAAGGACTCACGCAGGAAGAGCTTCTACAGGTTCTGCATCTACCAGACTCGGACTTAGAAGAGATGGCTGACGTCGCGCATCAGACTCGCTTGAAATGGTGTGGTCCCGATGTGGAAGTAGAAGGCATTATTTCAATTAAAACTGGTGGTTGCCCTGAAGACTGTCACTTCTGTTCCCAGTCAGGACTTTTTGAATCACCGGTCCGTGCTGCACGGCTCAATATCGGAGACTTAGTCGAAGCCGCTAAGCGCACGAGAAAATCAGGTGCGACAGAGTTTTGTATCGTGGCTGCGGTAAAAGGCCCGGATCATGCGCTGTTGGAGCAAGTCGGTGAAGCGGTAGAAGCGATCAACAAGGAAATCGAGATCGATATCAGTTGCTCACTGGGCACATTGACTCTGGAGCAGGCGCAGCAGCTTAAGGATATGGGCGTGCGTCGTTATAACCACAATCTGGAGACCTCCCGCAGTTTCTTCCCTAAAGTCGTCACCACTCATAGTTGGGACGAGCGCCGTGAGACGTTGGACAATGTGCGTCGCGTGGGCATGGAGATTTGTTCCGGCGGAATTATTGGCATGGGAGAATCTTTAGAACAGCGTGCTGAATTCGCGGCTCAGTTGGCGGAAATTGAGCCTTGTGAGGTACCGATGAACTTCCTGGATCCTCGCCCGGGAACGCCTTTTGCTGATCGCCCCCTCGTGCCGGTGGGTGAAGGTTTACGCGCCGTGGCTATGTTCCGTTTTGCTATGCCGAAGACCACGTTGCGTTTTGCTGGAGGCCGCGAGCTGTCCCTGGGCGATGACGGCACAGAGAAGGGCTTACTGGGCGGCATTAATGCCATCATTGCCGGCAATTATTTGACCACTTTGGGTCAGGCCATTGAGAAAGATGTGGATATGTTGCATCGCATCGATCTTCCTATCAAGGCTCTGTAA
- a CDS encoding WXG100 family type VII secretion target, with translation MIHYNFAQIAQAAEDINSTKNRIDGILDNLKHDLQPLVTQWEGESATAYQAAQHKWDNSAHELNIVLGQVAMAVRDSNDRMSQINMNAANSWA, from the coding sequence ATGATTCACTATAACTTTGCCCAGATCGCTCAAGCGGCTGAGGATATCAACAGCACGAAAAACCGGATCGACGGGATTCTAGATAATCTCAAGCACGATCTTCAGCCATTAGTTACCCAGTGGGAGGGTGAATCTGCAACGGCATACCAAGCAGCTCAACACAAGTGGGATAACAGCGCACATGAGTTGAACATCGTGCTCGGACAAGTGGCGATGGCTGTACGGGACTCCAATGACCGTATGAGTCAGATCAACATGAATGCGGCTAACAGCTGGGCATAA
- the rpsI gene encoding 30S ribosomal protein S9 has protein sequence MTENNENNYEGEYTAADAVNEEFVATIGDSVATEAADEEAPAAPELFEGTIQTVGRRKEAIVRVRMVQGSGQFICNGRTLEDYFPNKLHQQLIKAPLVLLERENQFDIVANLKGGGPSGQAGAFRLAIARALNKYNPEERTQLKKAGFLTRDARAVERKKAGLHKARRAPQYSKR, from the coding sequence ATGACTGAGAACAACGAGAACAACTACGAAGGCGAGTACACCGCTGCTGATGCTGTGAATGAAGAGTTCGTGGCAACCATCGGTGACTCTGTAGCTACCGAGGCTGCCGACGAGGAAGCCCCAGCTGCTCCTGAGCTCTTCGAAGGCACTATCCAGACTGTCGGTCGCCGCAAGGAAGCTATCGTCCGCGTCCGCATGGTGCAGGGTTCCGGCCAGTTCATCTGCAACGGCCGTACCTTGGAGGACTACTTCCCTAACAAGCTGCACCAGCAGCTCATCAAAGCTCCGCTGGTATTGCTGGAGCGCGAGAACCAGTTCGACATCGTGGCTAACCTGAAGGGCGGCGGGCCGTCCGGTCAGGCCGGCGCATTCCGCCTGGCTATCGCCCGTGCTCTGAACAAGTACAACCCAGAGGAGCGCACTCAGCTGAAGAAGGCGGGCTTCCTGACCCGCGACGCTCGTGCGGTTGAGCGTAAGAAGGCTGGTCTGCACAAGGCACGCCGTGCTCCGCAGTACTCCAAGCGTTAA
- a CDS encoding alpha/beta hydrolase — protein MADKLKNLVPALGKRGPHRVLTGDLSFAGIPGRIYVPAEGKGIPGLAFGHDWRVGVDGYHATLRHLASWGIAVAAPDTEKGFVPNHRGFAADLETALQILAGVRLGNGNVTVQPNNLFLAGHGMGAAAAVLAATGRTARENSKHPSDAAPLSGVIAIYPSDASPSPYEAAKHVDSPGMVLAAGSLSSIPSGNPERLAAYWKGDVVYRRLDKASSAGFHEKLARKMLIGQGTPEFANQETARALMTGFVLAEDDKKYKSFREPTEPLKHTKATSQMQLYRELPENADTVDSLRKLIK, from the coding sequence GTGGCAGACAAATTAAAGAACCTTGTTCCTGCACTCGGTAAGCGTGGCCCTCACCGAGTGCTCACCGGCGACCTTTCTTTCGCGGGTATCCCCGGCCGTATCTACGTGCCTGCCGAAGGTAAGGGCATCCCTGGCCTCGCCTTTGGTCACGATTGGCGAGTAGGTGTGGATGGTTATCATGCAACTCTCCGTCACTTGGCGAGTTGGGGAATCGCCGTTGCAGCACCGGACACTGAAAAGGGATTCGTGCCGAATCATCGGGGTTTCGCCGCAGATCTGGAAACCGCTCTGCAGATCTTGGCTGGGGTTCGCCTAGGAAATGGAAACGTTACCGTCCAGCCAAATAATCTGTTTTTAGCTGGACATGGCATGGGTGCTGCTGCGGCGGTACTGGCAGCGACTGGCCGTACCGCACGTGAGAATTCCAAGCACCCAAGCGATGCTGCCCCTCTATCCGGTGTGATTGCTATTTATCCTTCGGATGCTTCCCCTAGCCCTTATGAAGCCGCAAAACACGTAGATTCCCCAGGCATGGTTCTCGCTGCCGGCTCACTGAGTAGTATCCCATCCGGAAACCCGGAGCGCTTGGCCGCATACTGGAAAGGTGACGTGGTTTACCGCAGGTTGGATAAGGCAAGTTCGGCAGGTTTCCACGAGAAATTGGCACGCAAGATGTTGATTGGTCAGGGAACTCCTGAATTTGCCAACCAGGAAACAGCTCGCGCACTGATGACCGGATTTGTTTTGGCTGAAGATGACAAAAAGTACAAGTCTTTCCGCGAACCAACTGAGCCATTGAAACACACGAAGGCCACCTCTCAAATGCAGTTGTACCGCGAGTTGCCCGAGAATGCTGACACAGTGGATAGTCTGCGCAAACTCATCAAGTAG
- the rplM gene encoding 50S ribosomal protein L13, with protein sequence MTTFHPKSGDITRKWYVIDATDVVLGRLAVTAADLLRGKKKPYYAPNVDCGDNVIIINADKVHVSSNKREREMRYRHSGYPGGLKSMTLGRSLELHPERVVEEAVRGMMPHNKLSRASIKKLRVFAGPEHTFEAQKPETYEIKQVAQ encoded by the coding sequence GTGACTACTTTCCACCCAAAGAGCGGTGACATTACCCGTAAGTGGTACGTCATCGACGCCACTGATGTGGTACTGGGCCGTCTTGCCGTGACAGCAGCGGATTTGCTGCGTGGTAAGAAGAAGCCATACTACGCACCGAACGTTGACTGCGGTGACAATGTCATCATCATCAATGCTGACAAGGTGCATGTTTCCTCCAATAAGCGCGAGCGCGAGATGCGCTACCGCCACTCCGGCTACCCAGGTGGCCTGAAGTCCATGACCTTGGGCCGCTCCCTGGAGCTGCACCCAGAGCGTGTTGTGGAAGAGGCAGTTCGTGGCATGATGCCACACAACAAGCTCTCCCGCGCTTCCATCAAGAAGCTTCGCGTCTTCGCAGGCCCAGAGCACACCTTTGAGGCTCAGAAGCCAGAGACCTACGAGATCAAGCAGGTGGCACAGTAA